The Candidatus Nanopelagicus abundans genome includes a region encoding these proteins:
- the galT gene encoding galactose-1-phosphate uridylyltransferase has protein sequence MVQKLPGDIYRSDLKLADGRDISYYDSSEKNRSAADKRNEEAQPGIGHLRLDPLVDEWVVIASHRQHRVFLPPKELCPLCASTDDKLTEIPDKDYEVAVFGNRAPALTTPKGNFKLAQFSGLTTPDVDAAGACEVVCYTSDHSSSFAKLSEKQIRAVLEAWKDRDSALSKLPFIEQVYIFENRGEEVGVTLSHPHGQIYAYSFLPPKIEKMLQVANDHLAKTGKVLLDEVIKREIKDEKRIISQNSEWIAYVPYAARYPFEIHIAPLRGVSNMSGLDEKQSAAFAPIAKEVLSRLDGVFGIEMAYIASWYQAPVNSGKDSMRLHWQIVSVRRQPGKLKYLSGSESAMGAFIMDLEPEQSAQQLSAVKL, from the coding sequence ATGGTTCAAAAATTACCTGGCGATATTTATCGCAGTGATTTAAAACTTGCAGACGGTAGAGATATCTCTTACTACGATAGCAGTGAGAAAAATAGATCTGCAGCAGATAAGAGAAATGAAGAAGCCCAACCTGGAATCGGCCATTTACGACTTGATCCATTAGTTGATGAATGGGTAGTAATTGCATCTCATCGCCAGCATCGAGTTTTCTTACCCCCTAAAGAATTGTGTCCATTATGTGCAAGTACCGATGATAAATTAACTGAAATTCCAGATAAAGATTATGAGGTTGCAGTTTTTGGCAATCGCGCTCCCGCACTTACTACTCCAAAAGGTAATTTCAAACTTGCGCAGTTCTCTGGACTAACAACTCCTGATGTTGATGCAGCTGGTGCTTGTGAGGTTGTTTGCTACACCTCAGATCACAGTTCAAGTTTTGCAAAACTAAGTGAGAAACAAATCAGAGCAGTATTAGAGGCTTGGAAAGATAGAGATAGCGCACTTTCTAAATTACCGTTCATTGAGCAGGTTTATATATTTGAAAATCGAGGCGAGGAAGTTGGTGTGACACTTTCTCACCCACATGGGCAGATCTATGCCTACTCATTTCTGCCACCTAAAATTGAAAAGATGCTACAAGTAGCAAATGATCACTTAGCAAAGACAGGTAAAGTCTTACTTGATGAGGTAATTAAGCGTGAGATAAAAGATGAAAAGCGAATTATTTCTCAAAATAGTGAATGGATTGCCTATGTTCCATACGCTGCTAGATACCCATTTGAAATTCATATAGCACCATTGCGAGGTGTATCGAATATGAGCGGCTTAGATGAAAAGCAATCAGCTGCATTTGCTCCAATAGCTAAAGAGGTTTTAAGTAGATTAGATGGTGTATTTGGAATTGAAATGGCTTATATCGCCTCTTGGTATCAGGCACCTGTAAATTCTGGCAAAGATAGTATGCGCCTGCATTGGCAAATAGTTTCAGTAAGGCGTCAACCTGGAAAACTTAAGTACCTATCTGGATCTGAATCGGCAATGGGTGCATTTATTATGGATTTAGAGCCAGAACAATCAGCTCAGCAACTTAGCGCAGTTAAGCTTTAA
- a CDS encoding ACT domain-containing protein, with protein MALYRVQVALPDRPGSLGAVASAIGFAGGDIRGLVVLRSEDGRGIDDITIAVPGSDPTDLVNVLKAIGGVEVISITPVN; from the coding sequence ATGGCGCTATACCGAGTACAGGTTGCATTACCTGACCGACCAGGTTCACTTGGTGCGGTCGCATCTGCAATTGGTTTTGCAGGAGGAGATATTCGCGGTCTAGTTGTTTTAAGAAGTGAAGATGGTCGCGGTATTGATGACATCACAATCGCAGTTCCAGGAAGTGATCCAACTGATTTAGTTAATGTTTTAAAGGCAATCGGTGGTGTTGAAGTTATTTCAATTACGCCAGTAAATTAA